One Capsicum annuum cultivar UCD-10X-F1 chromosome 2, UCD10Xv1.1, whole genome shotgun sequence genomic window carries:
- the LOC107859646 gene encoding sucrose synthase 7 isoform X2 — protein MASSPALKRSDSIADSMPEALRQSRYHMKKCFAKYIAQGKRMMKLHNLMDELEKVIDDPDERSHVLEGLLGYILCTTMEAAVVPPYLAFATRQNPGFWEYVKVNANDLSVEGITATEYLKFKEMIVDENWAKDEYALEIDFGAVDFSTPRLTLSSSIGNGLSYVSKFLTSKLNASSTSAQGLVDYLLTLNHQGDKLMINETLSTVSKLQAALVVAEASISSLPTDTPYQSFELRFKQWGFEKGWGDTAERVRDTMRTLSEVLQAPDPLNIEKFFGRVPTVFNIVLFSVHGYFGQADVLGLPDTGGQVVYVLDQVVAFEEEMLQRIKQQGLNAKPQILVVTRLIPDAKGTKCNQELEPIKNTKHSHILRIPFRTEKGVLNQWVSRFDIYPYLERYTQVCFFISTCSPTEGFFLNYIFLPCLKDASDKIIELMEGKPDLIIGNYTDGNLVASLMARKLGITLGTIAHALEKTKYEDSDIKLKELDPKYHFSCQFTADLIAMNSADFVITSTYQEIAGSKDRPGQYESHSAFTLPGLFRVVSGISVFDPKFNIAAPGADQSVYFPYTEKQKRLTNFRPAIEELLFSKVDNDEHIGYLEDRKKPILFTMARLDTVKNTTGLAEWYGKNKRLRSLVNLVVVGGSFDPTKSKDREEAAEIKKMHMLIEKYQLKGQIRWIAAQTDRYRNSELYRTVADSKGAFVQPALYEAFGLTVIEAMNCGLPTFATNQGGPAEIIIDGVSGFHIDPNNGDESSNKIANFFQKCKEDPEHWNRISAQGLKRIYECYTWKIYANKVLNMGSLYTFWRTLYKDQKQAKQRYVETFYSLEFRNLVKDVPVKKDDETPQVPKERAKVKPQISQRRSQSRLQKLFGSSNSQA, from the exons ATGGCTAGCTCACCAGCCCTGAAGAGATCGGACTCCATAGCCGATAGCATGCCAGAGGCCTTAAGGCAAAGCCGGTACCACATGAAGAAATGTTTTGCCAAATATATAGCGCAAGGGAAGAGGATGATGAAACTTCATAACTTGATGGATGAATTAGAGAAAGTAATTGATGATCCGGATGAAAGGAGCCATGTTTTGGAAGGTTTACTAGGCTACATATTATGTACTACAATG GAGGCTGCAGTTGTTCCTCCCTACCTTGCCTTTGCCACAAGACAGAATCCCGGATTCTGGGAATATGTAAAAGTGAATGCTAATGATCTTTCTGTTGAGGGTATTACAGCTACAGAGTACTTGAAATTCAAGGAAATGATAGTTGATGAAAACTG GGCAAAAGATGAATATGCActggaaattgattttggagcAGTAGACTTCTCAACGCCTCGCCTGACCCTATCTTCTTCAATCGGAAATGGTCTCAGTTATGTTTCCAAGTTTCTAACTTCAAAGCTAAATGCTAGCTCCACAAGTGCACAAGGTCTAGTTGACTACTTGCTCACTTTGAATCACCAAGGAGAT AAACTGATGATCAATGAGACACTCAGCACCGTCTCAAAGCTACAGGCTGCATTGGTTGTAGCAGAAGCGTCTATTTCTTCCTTACCAACTGATACACCATATCAGAGCTTTGAGCTAAG ATTCAAACAGTGGGGTTTTGAGAAAGGATGGGGTGATACGGCTGAAAGAGTCCGAGACACCATGAGAACACTTTCGGAGGTGCTTCAGGCACCAGATCCATTGAACATTGAGAAGTTCTTTGGAAGGGTTCCAACTGTTTTCAACATTGTATTGTTCTCTGTCCATGGATACTTTGGCCAAGCTGATGTTCTTGGCTTGCCAGACACCGGTGGTCAG GTGGTTTATGTTTTGGATCAAGTTGTAGCTTTTGAGGAAGAAATGCTACAAAGAATTAAACAGCAGGGTCTCAATGCTAAGCCTCAGATTCTTGTG GTAACCCGGCTAATCCCAGATGCAAAAGGAACAAAGTGTAACCAGGAACTAGAACCAATCAAGAATACAAAACATTCGCACATCCTCAGAATTCCATTTAGGACAGAAAAAGGAGTGCTTAATCAATGGGTTTCTCGATTCGATATCTACCCGTATCTGGAGAGATATACTCAGGTGTGCTTCTTTATATCAACCTGCTCGCCCACAGAGGGTTTTTTCCTAAATTACATTTTTTTGCCTTGTCTAAAGGATGCTTCTGACAAAATCATCGAGCTAATGGAAGGCAAGCCTGATCTAATCATTGGTAACTACACCGATGGGAATTTAGTGGCATCATTAATGGCTAGAAAACTTGGGATAACTCTG GGAACAATTGCTCATGCTCTGGAGAAGACTAAATATGAAGATTCTGACATCAAATTGAAGGAACTTGACCCAAAGTACCACTTCTCATGCCAATTCACAGCTGATTTGATTGCAATGAATTCAGCAGATTTTGTCATTACAAGCACATATCAAGAAATAGCTGGAAG CAAAGACAGGCCAGGGCAGTATGAAAGCCATAGTGCATTTACCCTTCCAGGGCTTTTTAGAGTTGTTTCAGGCATCAGTGTCTTTGATCCTAAATTTAACATTGCTGCTCCTGGGGCAGACCAGTCGGTGTACTTTCCTTACACAGAAAAGCAGAAGCGCTTGACCAACTTCCGCCCTGCCATTGAGGAACTTCTTTTTAGTAAAGTGGATAATGACGAGCACAT TGGATATTTAGAAGACAGAAAGAAACCTATTCTCTTCACCATGGCGAGGCTGGACACAGTGAAGAACACAACTGGCCTAGCTGAATGGTATGGCAAGAACAAGAGGCTCAGAAGCTTAGTTAACCTTGTTGTGGTTGGTGGTTCCTTTGATCCTACAAAATCCAAGGATAGAGAAGAAGCAGCTGAAATAAAAAAGATGCATATGCTGATAGAGAAATACCAGCTTAAGGGGCAGATTAGATGGATAGCAGCTCAGACTGACAGATACAGGAATAGCGAACTCTATCGCACAGTAGCAGATTCAAAAGGAGCTTTTGTGCAGCCAGCTTTGTATGAAGCATTTGGTCTTACAGTCATTGAAGCAATGAACTGTGGATTACCAACCTTTGCCACCAACCAAGGCGGCCCTGCTGAGATTATTATTGATGGTGTCTCAGGTTTCCACATCGATCCAAATAATGGAGATGAATCAAGCAACAAAATTGCTAACTTTTTCCAGAAGTGCAAGGAGGATCCTGAGCATTGGAATAGGATTTCAGCACAGGGTCTAAAGCGTATATATGAATG TTACACATGGAAAATCTATGCAAACAAGGTATTGAATATGGGGTCCCTCTACACTTTCTGGAGGACATTGTACAAAGATCAGAAACAGGCAAAGCAAAGATACGTAGAGACTTTCTACAGTCTCGAATTTAGGAACTTG GTAAAAGATGTGCCTGTCAAAAAGGACGATGAAACACCACAAGTACCAAAGGAGAGGGCGAAAGTTAAGCCACAGATATCACAAAG GCGCTCACAATCAAGGTTGCAGAA GTTGTTTGGATCATCGAACAGCCAGGCATGA
- the LOC107859646 gene encoding sucrose synthase 7 isoform X3 — protein MASSPALKRSDSIADSMPEALRQSRYHMKKCFAKYIAQGKRMMKLHNLMDELEKVIDDPDERSHVLEGLLGYILCTTMEAAVVPPYLAFATRQNPGFWEYVKVNANDLSVEGITATEYLKFKEMIVDENWAKDEYALEIDFGAVDFSTPRLTLSSSIGNGLSYVSKFLTSKLNASSTSAQGLVDYLLTLNHQGDKLMINETLSTVSKLQAALVVAEASISSLPTDTPYQSFELRFKQWGFEKGWGDTAERVRDTMRTLSEVLQAPDPLNIEKFFGRVPTVFNIVLFSVHGYFGQADVLGLPDTGGQVVYVLDQVVAFEEEMLQRIKQQGLNAKPQILVVTRLIPDAKGTKCNQELEPIKNTKHSHILRIPFRTEKGVLNQWVSRFDIYPYLERYTQVCFFISTCSPTEGFFLNYIFLPCLKDASDKIIELMEGKPDLIIGNYTDGNLVASLMARKLGITLGTIAHALEKTKYEDSDIKLKELDPKYHFSCQFTADLIAMNSADFVITSTYQEIAGSKDRPGQYESHSAFTLPGLFRVVSGISVFDPKFNIAAPGADQSVYFPYTEKQKRLTNFRPAIEELLFSKVDNDEHIGYLEDRKKPILFTMARLDTVKNTTGLAEWYGKNKRLRSLVNLVVVGGSFDPTKSKDREEAAEIKKMHMLIEKYQLKGQIRWIAAQTDRYRNSELYRTVADSKGAFVQPALYEAFGLTVIEAMNCGLPTFATNQGGPAEIIIDGVSGFHIDPNNGDESSNKIANFFQKCKEDPEHWNRISAQGLKRIYECYTWKIYANKVLNMGSLYTFWRTLYKDQKQAKQRYVETFYSLEFRNLVKDVPVKKDDETPQVPKERAKVKPQISQRLFGSSNSQA, from the exons ATGGCTAGCTCACCAGCCCTGAAGAGATCGGACTCCATAGCCGATAGCATGCCAGAGGCCTTAAGGCAAAGCCGGTACCACATGAAGAAATGTTTTGCCAAATATATAGCGCAAGGGAAGAGGATGATGAAACTTCATAACTTGATGGATGAATTAGAGAAAGTAATTGATGATCCGGATGAAAGGAGCCATGTTTTGGAAGGTTTACTAGGCTACATATTATGTACTACAATG GAGGCTGCAGTTGTTCCTCCCTACCTTGCCTTTGCCACAAGACAGAATCCCGGATTCTGGGAATATGTAAAAGTGAATGCTAATGATCTTTCTGTTGAGGGTATTACAGCTACAGAGTACTTGAAATTCAAGGAAATGATAGTTGATGAAAACTG GGCAAAAGATGAATATGCActggaaattgattttggagcAGTAGACTTCTCAACGCCTCGCCTGACCCTATCTTCTTCAATCGGAAATGGTCTCAGTTATGTTTCCAAGTTTCTAACTTCAAAGCTAAATGCTAGCTCCACAAGTGCACAAGGTCTAGTTGACTACTTGCTCACTTTGAATCACCAAGGAGAT AAACTGATGATCAATGAGACACTCAGCACCGTCTCAAAGCTACAGGCTGCATTGGTTGTAGCAGAAGCGTCTATTTCTTCCTTACCAACTGATACACCATATCAGAGCTTTGAGCTAAG ATTCAAACAGTGGGGTTTTGAGAAAGGATGGGGTGATACGGCTGAAAGAGTCCGAGACACCATGAGAACACTTTCGGAGGTGCTTCAGGCACCAGATCCATTGAACATTGAGAAGTTCTTTGGAAGGGTTCCAACTGTTTTCAACATTGTATTGTTCTCTGTCCATGGATACTTTGGCCAAGCTGATGTTCTTGGCTTGCCAGACACCGGTGGTCAG GTGGTTTATGTTTTGGATCAAGTTGTAGCTTTTGAGGAAGAAATGCTACAAAGAATTAAACAGCAGGGTCTCAATGCTAAGCCTCAGATTCTTGTG GTAACCCGGCTAATCCCAGATGCAAAAGGAACAAAGTGTAACCAGGAACTAGAACCAATCAAGAATACAAAACATTCGCACATCCTCAGAATTCCATTTAGGACAGAAAAAGGAGTGCTTAATCAATGGGTTTCTCGATTCGATATCTACCCGTATCTGGAGAGATATACTCAGGTGTGCTTCTTTATATCAACCTGCTCGCCCACAGAGGGTTTTTTCCTAAATTACATTTTTTTGCCTTGTCTAAAGGATGCTTCTGACAAAATCATCGAGCTAATGGAAGGCAAGCCTGATCTAATCATTGGTAACTACACCGATGGGAATTTAGTGGCATCATTAATGGCTAGAAAACTTGGGATAACTCTG GGAACAATTGCTCATGCTCTGGAGAAGACTAAATATGAAGATTCTGACATCAAATTGAAGGAACTTGACCCAAAGTACCACTTCTCATGCCAATTCACAGCTGATTTGATTGCAATGAATTCAGCAGATTTTGTCATTACAAGCACATATCAAGAAATAGCTGGAAG CAAAGACAGGCCAGGGCAGTATGAAAGCCATAGTGCATTTACCCTTCCAGGGCTTTTTAGAGTTGTTTCAGGCATCAGTGTCTTTGATCCTAAATTTAACATTGCTGCTCCTGGGGCAGACCAGTCGGTGTACTTTCCTTACACAGAAAAGCAGAAGCGCTTGACCAACTTCCGCCCTGCCATTGAGGAACTTCTTTTTAGTAAAGTGGATAATGACGAGCACAT TGGATATTTAGAAGACAGAAAGAAACCTATTCTCTTCACCATGGCGAGGCTGGACACAGTGAAGAACACAACTGGCCTAGCTGAATGGTATGGCAAGAACAAGAGGCTCAGAAGCTTAGTTAACCTTGTTGTGGTTGGTGGTTCCTTTGATCCTACAAAATCCAAGGATAGAGAAGAAGCAGCTGAAATAAAAAAGATGCATATGCTGATAGAGAAATACCAGCTTAAGGGGCAGATTAGATGGATAGCAGCTCAGACTGACAGATACAGGAATAGCGAACTCTATCGCACAGTAGCAGATTCAAAAGGAGCTTTTGTGCAGCCAGCTTTGTATGAAGCATTTGGTCTTACAGTCATTGAAGCAATGAACTGTGGATTACCAACCTTTGCCACCAACCAAGGCGGCCCTGCTGAGATTATTATTGATGGTGTCTCAGGTTTCCACATCGATCCAAATAATGGAGATGAATCAAGCAACAAAATTGCTAACTTTTTCCAGAAGTGCAAGGAGGATCCTGAGCATTGGAATAGGATTTCAGCACAGGGTCTAAAGCGTATATATGAATG TTACACATGGAAAATCTATGCAAACAAGGTATTGAATATGGGGTCCCTCTACACTTTCTGGAGGACATTGTACAAAGATCAGAAACAGGCAAAGCAAAGATACGTAGAGACTTTCTACAGTCTCGAATTTAGGAACTTG GTAAAAGATGTGCCTGTCAAAAAGGACGATGAAACACCACAAGTACCAAAGGAGAGGGCGAAAGTTAAGCCACAGATATCACAAAG GTTGTTTGGATCATCGAACAGCCAGGCATGA
- the LOC107859646 gene encoding sucrose synthase 7 isoform X5 produces the protein MASSPALKRSDSIADSMPEALRQSRYHMKKCFAKYIAQGKRMMKLHNLMDELEKVIDDPDERSHVLEGLLGYILCTTMEAAVVPPYLAFATRQNPGFWEYVKVNANDLSVEGITATEYLKFKEMIVDENWAKDEYALEIDFGAVDFSTPRLTLSSSIGNGLSYVSKFLTSKLNASSTSAQGLVDYLLTLNHQGDKLMINETLSTVSKLQAALVVAEASISSLPTDTPYQSFELRFKQWGFEKGWGDTAERVRDTMRTLSEVLQAPDPLNIEKFFGRVPTVFNIVLFSVHGYFGQADVLGLPDTGGQVVYVLDQVVAFEEEMLQRIKQQGLNAKPQILVVTRLIPDAKGTKCNQELEPIKNTKHSHILRIPFRTEKGVLNQWVSRFDIYPYLERYTQDASDKIIELMEGKPDLIIGNYTDGNLVASLMARKLGITLGTIAHALEKTKYEDSDIKLKELDPKYHFSCQFTADLIAMNSADFVITSTYQEIAGSKDRPGQYESHSAFTLPGLFRVVSGISVFDPKFNIAAPGADQSVYFPYTEKQKRLTNFRPAIEELLFSKVDNDEHIGYLEDRKKPILFTMARLDTVKNTTGLAEWYGKNKRLRSLVNLVVVGGSFDPTKSKDREEAAEIKKMHMLIEKYQLKGQIRWIAAQTDRYRNSELYRTVADSKGAFVQPALYEAFGLTVIEAMNCGLPTFATNQGGPAEIIIDGVSGFHIDPNNGDESSNKIANFFQKCKEDPEHWNRISAQGLKRIYECYTWKIYANKVLNMGSLYTFWRTLYKDQKQAKQRYVETFYSLEFRNLVKDVPVKKDDETPQVPKERAKVKPQISQRRSQSRLQKLFGSSNSQA, from the exons ATGGCTAGCTCACCAGCCCTGAAGAGATCGGACTCCATAGCCGATAGCATGCCAGAGGCCTTAAGGCAAAGCCGGTACCACATGAAGAAATGTTTTGCCAAATATATAGCGCAAGGGAAGAGGATGATGAAACTTCATAACTTGATGGATGAATTAGAGAAAGTAATTGATGATCCGGATGAAAGGAGCCATGTTTTGGAAGGTTTACTAGGCTACATATTATGTACTACAATG GAGGCTGCAGTTGTTCCTCCCTACCTTGCCTTTGCCACAAGACAGAATCCCGGATTCTGGGAATATGTAAAAGTGAATGCTAATGATCTTTCTGTTGAGGGTATTACAGCTACAGAGTACTTGAAATTCAAGGAAATGATAGTTGATGAAAACTG GGCAAAAGATGAATATGCActggaaattgattttggagcAGTAGACTTCTCAACGCCTCGCCTGACCCTATCTTCTTCAATCGGAAATGGTCTCAGTTATGTTTCCAAGTTTCTAACTTCAAAGCTAAATGCTAGCTCCACAAGTGCACAAGGTCTAGTTGACTACTTGCTCACTTTGAATCACCAAGGAGAT AAACTGATGATCAATGAGACACTCAGCACCGTCTCAAAGCTACAGGCTGCATTGGTTGTAGCAGAAGCGTCTATTTCTTCCTTACCAACTGATACACCATATCAGAGCTTTGAGCTAAG ATTCAAACAGTGGGGTTTTGAGAAAGGATGGGGTGATACGGCTGAAAGAGTCCGAGACACCATGAGAACACTTTCGGAGGTGCTTCAGGCACCAGATCCATTGAACATTGAGAAGTTCTTTGGAAGGGTTCCAACTGTTTTCAACATTGTATTGTTCTCTGTCCATGGATACTTTGGCCAAGCTGATGTTCTTGGCTTGCCAGACACCGGTGGTCAG GTGGTTTATGTTTTGGATCAAGTTGTAGCTTTTGAGGAAGAAATGCTACAAAGAATTAAACAGCAGGGTCTCAATGCTAAGCCTCAGATTCTTGTG GTAACCCGGCTAATCCCAGATGCAAAAGGAACAAAGTGTAACCAGGAACTAGAACCAATCAAGAATACAAAACATTCGCACATCCTCAGAATTCCATTTAGGACAGAAAAAGGAGTGCTTAATCAATGGGTTTCTCGATTCGATATCTACCCGTATCTGGAGAGATATACTCAG GATGCTTCTGACAAAATCATCGAGCTAATGGAAGGCAAGCCTGATCTAATCATTGGTAACTACACCGATGGGAATTTAGTGGCATCATTAATGGCTAGAAAACTTGGGATAACTCTG GGAACAATTGCTCATGCTCTGGAGAAGACTAAATATGAAGATTCTGACATCAAATTGAAGGAACTTGACCCAAAGTACCACTTCTCATGCCAATTCACAGCTGATTTGATTGCAATGAATTCAGCAGATTTTGTCATTACAAGCACATATCAAGAAATAGCTGGAAG CAAAGACAGGCCAGGGCAGTATGAAAGCCATAGTGCATTTACCCTTCCAGGGCTTTTTAGAGTTGTTTCAGGCATCAGTGTCTTTGATCCTAAATTTAACATTGCTGCTCCTGGGGCAGACCAGTCGGTGTACTTTCCTTACACAGAAAAGCAGAAGCGCTTGACCAACTTCCGCCCTGCCATTGAGGAACTTCTTTTTAGTAAAGTGGATAATGACGAGCACAT TGGATATTTAGAAGACAGAAAGAAACCTATTCTCTTCACCATGGCGAGGCTGGACACAGTGAAGAACACAACTGGCCTAGCTGAATGGTATGGCAAGAACAAGAGGCTCAGAAGCTTAGTTAACCTTGTTGTGGTTGGTGGTTCCTTTGATCCTACAAAATCCAAGGATAGAGAAGAAGCAGCTGAAATAAAAAAGATGCATATGCTGATAGAGAAATACCAGCTTAAGGGGCAGATTAGATGGATAGCAGCTCAGACTGACAGATACAGGAATAGCGAACTCTATCGCACAGTAGCAGATTCAAAAGGAGCTTTTGTGCAGCCAGCTTTGTATGAAGCATTTGGTCTTACAGTCATTGAAGCAATGAACTGTGGATTACCAACCTTTGCCACCAACCAAGGCGGCCCTGCTGAGATTATTATTGATGGTGTCTCAGGTTTCCACATCGATCCAAATAATGGAGATGAATCAAGCAACAAAATTGCTAACTTTTTCCAGAAGTGCAAGGAGGATCCTGAGCATTGGAATAGGATTTCAGCACAGGGTCTAAAGCGTATATATGAATG TTACACATGGAAAATCTATGCAAACAAGGTATTGAATATGGGGTCCCTCTACACTTTCTGGAGGACATTGTACAAAGATCAGAAACAGGCAAAGCAAAGATACGTAGAGACTTTCTACAGTCTCGAATTTAGGAACTTG GTAAAAGATGTGCCTGTCAAAAAGGACGATGAAACACCACAAGTACCAAAGGAGAGGGCGAAAGTTAAGCCACAGATATCACAAAG GCGCTCACAATCAAGGTTGCAGAA GTTGTTTGGATCATCGAACAGCCAGGCATGA
- the LOC107859646 gene encoding sucrose synthase 7 isoform X1 codes for MASSPALKRSDSIADSMPEALRQSRYHMKKCFAKYIAQGKRMMKLHNLMDELEKVIDDPDERSHVLEGLLGYILCTTMEAAVVPPYLAFATRQNPGFWEYVKVNANDLSVEGITATEYLKFKEMIVDENWAKDEYALEIDFGAVDFSTPRLTLSSSIGNGLSYVSKFLTSKLNASSTSAQGLVDYLLTLNHQGDKLMINETLSTVSKLQAALVVAEASISSLPTDTPYQSFELRFKQWGFEKGWGDTAERVRDTMRTLSEVLQAPDPLNIEKFFGRVPTVFNIVLFSVHGYFGQADVLGLPDTGGQVVYVLDQVVAFEEEMLQRIKQQGLNAKPQILVVTRLIPDAKGTKCNQELEPIKNTKHSHILRIPFRTEKGVLNQWVSRFDIYPYLERYTQVCFFISTCSPTEGFFLNYIFLPCLKDASDKIIELMEGKPDLIIGNYTDGNLVASLMARKLGITLGTIAHALEKTKYEDSDIKLKELDPKYHFSCQFTADLIAMNSADFVITSTYQEIAGSKDRPGQYESHSAFTLPGLFRVVSGISVFDPKFNIAAPGADQSVYFPYTEKQKRLTNFRPAIEELLFSKVDNDEHIGYLEDRKKPILFTMARLDTVKNTTGLAEWYGKNKRLRSLVNLVVVGGSFDPTKSKDREEAAEIKKMHMLIEKYQLKGQIRWIAAQTDRYRNSELYRTVADSKGAFVQPALYEAFGLTVIEAMNCGLPTFATNQGGPAEIIIDGVSGFHIDPNNGDESSNKIANFFQKCKEDPEHWNRISAQGLKRIYECYTWKIYANKVLNMGSLYTFWRTLYKDQKQAKQRYVETFYSLEFRNLVKDVPVKKDDETPQVPKERAKVKPQISQRHALNLLPTVFKRPSIFQY; via the exons ATGGCTAGCTCACCAGCCCTGAAGAGATCGGACTCCATAGCCGATAGCATGCCAGAGGCCTTAAGGCAAAGCCGGTACCACATGAAGAAATGTTTTGCCAAATATATAGCGCAAGGGAAGAGGATGATGAAACTTCATAACTTGATGGATGAATTAGAGAAAGTAATTGATGATCCGGATGAAAGGAGCCATGTTTTGGAAGGTTTACTAGGCTACATATTATGTACTACAATG GAGGCTGCAGTTGTTCCTCCCTACCTTGCCTTTGCCACAAGACAGAATCCCGGATTCTGGGAATATGTAAAAGTGAATGCTAATGATCTTTCTGTTGAGGGTATTACAGCTACAGAGTACTTGAAATTCAAGGAAATGATAGTTGATGAAAACTG GGCAAAAGATGAATATGCActggaaattgattttggagcAGTAGACTTCTCAACGCCTCGCCTGACCCTATCTTCTTCAATCGGAAATGGTCTCAGTTATGTTTCCAAGTTTCTAACTTCAAAGCTAAATGCTAGCTCCACAAGTGCACAAGGTCTAGTTGACTACTTGCTCACTTTGAATCACCAAGGAGAT AAACTGATGATCAATGAGACACTCAGCACCGTCTCAAAGCTACAGGCTGCATTGGTTGTAGCAGAAGCGTCTATTTCTTCCTTACCAACTGATACACCATATCAGAGCTTTGAGCTAAG ATTCAAACAGTGGGGTTTTGAGAAAGGATGGGGTGATACGGCTGAAAGAGTCCGAGACACCATGAGAACACTTTCGGAGGTGCTTCAGGCACCAGATCCATTGAACATTGAGAAGTTCTTTGGAAGGGTTCCAACTGTTTTCAACATTGTATTGTTCTCTGTCCATGGATACTTTGGCCAAGCTGATGTTCTTGGCTTGCCAGACACCGGTGGTCAG GTGGTTTATGTTTTGGATCAAGTTGTAGCTTTTGAGGAAGAAATGCTACAAAGAATTAAACAGCAGGGTCTCAATGCTAAGCCTCAGATTCTTGTG GTAACCCGGCTAATCCCAGATGCAAAAGGAACAAAGTGTAACCAGGAACTAGAACCAATCAAGAATACAAAACATTCGCACATCCTCAGAATTCCATTTAGGACAGAAAAAGGAGTGCTTAATCAATGGGTTTCTCGATTCGATATCTACCCGTATCTGGAGAGATATACTCAGGTGTGCTTCTTTATATCAACCTGCTCGCCCACAGAGGGTTTTTTCCTAAATTACATTTTTTTGCCTTGTCTAAAGGATGCTTCTGACAAAATCATCGAGCTAATGGAAGGCAAGCCTGATCTAATCATTGGTAACTACACCGATGGGAATTTAGTGGCATCATTAATGGCTAGAAAACTTGGGATAACTCTG GGAACAATTGCTCATGCTCTGGAGAAGACTAAATATGAAGATTCTGACATCAAATTGAAGGAACTTGACCCAAAGTACCACTTCTCATGCCAATTCACAGCTGATTTGATTGCAATGAATTCAGCAGATTTTGTCATTACAAGCACATATCAAGAAATAGCTGGAAG CAAAGACAGGCCAGGGCAGTATGAAAGCCATAGTGCATTTACCCTTCCAGGGCTTTTTAGAGTTGTTTCAGGCATCAGTGTCTTTGATCCTAAATTTAACATTGCTGCTCCTGGGGCAGACCAGTCGGTGTACTTTCCTTACACAGAAAAGCAGAAGCGCTTGACCAACTTCCGCCCTGCCATTGAGGAACTTCTTTTTAGTAAAGTGGATAATGACGAGCACAT TGGATATTTAGAAGACAGAAAGAAACCTATTCTCTTCACCATGGCGAGGCTGGACACAGTGAAGAACACAACTGGCCTAGCTGAATGGTATGGCAAGAACAAGAGGCTCAGAAGCTTAGTTAACCTTGTTGTGGTTGGTGGTTCCTTTGATCCTACAAAATCCAAGGATAGAGAAGAAGCAGCTGAAATAAAAAAGATGCATATGCTGATAGAGAAATACCAGCTTAAGGGGCAGATTAGATGGATAGCAGCTCAGACTGACAGATACAGGAATAGCGAACTCTATCGCACAGTAGCAGATTCAAAAGGAGCTTTTGTGCAGCCAGCTTTGTATGAAGCATTTGGTCTTACAGTCATTGAAGCAATGAACTGTGGATTACCAACCTTTGCCACCAACCAAGGCGGCCCTGCTGAGATTATTATTGATGGTGTCTCAGGTTTCCACATCGATCCAAATAATGGAGATGAATCAAGCAACAAAATTGCTAACTTTTTCCAGAAGTGCAAGGAGGATCCTGAGCATTGGAATAGGATTTCAGCACAGGGTCTAAAGCGTATATATGAATG TTACACATGGAAAATCTATGCAAACAAGGTATTGAATATGGGGTCCCTCTACACTTTCTGGAGGACATTGTACAAAGATCAGAAACAGGCAAAGCAAAGATACGTAGAGACTTTCTACAGTCTCGAATTTAGGAACTTG GTAAAAGATGTGCCTGTCAAAAAGGACGATGAAACACCACAAGTACCAAAGGAGAGGGCGAAAGTTAAGCCACAGATATCACAAAGGCATGCTCTAAATCTTTTGCCCACAGTTTTCAAGAGACCTAGTATATTCCAATACTAA